One part of the Thermodesulfovibrio sp. 3462-1 genome encodes these proteins:
- a CDS encoding P-loop NTPase, whose amino-acid sequence MKKIAVCGKGGVGKSFIVYALAKAFLKRGKKVIVVESDESNQTLYRLFGFNEPPSSFMDFLGGKKSVQQSMIKRFQSGVKEPKMSLIEKDTFSINDIPAEFIKKDGNLAIVSIGKIKEPMEGCACPMGVVSREFIEKIELEDNEVMLVDTEAGVEHFGRGIEKGIDTVIVVAEPYLDSIEVAEKAIGLAKKMGKNVYFIINKMPANIENKVKEIIQKKGLPLSGIIHFSPDVYSFSIDGKVPETSDAFREVEEFLESINIGL is encoded by the coding sequence ATGAAAAAGATTGCGGTATGTGGGAAAGGTGGCGTTGGTAAAAGTTTTATTGTTTACGCACTTGCAAAAGCTTTTTTAAAGAGAGGAAAGAAAGTTATTGTTGTTGAGTCTGATGAAAGCAATCAAACACTTTACAGGCTTTTTGGTTTCAATGAACCTCCCTCTTCGTTTATGGATTTTCTTGGAGGTAAAAAAAGTGTGCAGCAAAGTATGATCAAGAGATTTCAGTCTGGAGTAAAAGAGCCAAAAATGAGCTTAATTGAGAAGGATACATTCAGCATTAATGATATTCCAGCAGAATTTATCAAAAAAGATGGCAATCTGGCTATAGTTAGCATAGGAAAGATTAAAGAACCTATGGAAGGATGTGCTTGTCCAATGGGAGTCGTAAGCAGGGAGTTTATTGAAAAAATTGAGTTAGAGGATAATGAAGTTATGCTTGTTGATACAGAAGCTGGTGTGGAGCATTTTGGAAGAGGGATAGAAAAGGGGATTGATACAGTTATAGTAGTTGCAGAGCCCTATCTTGACTCTATTGAAGTTGCTGAGAAGGCAATTGGACTTGCTAAAAAGATGGGTAAAAATGTTTATTTTATTATCAACAAAATGCCTGCTAACATTGAAAATAAGGTTAAAGAAATAATTCAGAAAAAAGGGTTGCCTCTCTCAGGCATAATACACTTTTCACCTGATGTTTATAGTTTTTCAATTGATGGAAAAGTTCCAGAAACTTCAGATGCCTTCAGAGAAGTTGAGGAGTTTTTAGAGAGTATTAATATAGGATTATAA